The genomic segment GTAAGTAAAATCTTTTGGGAGAGCCTTTCTTACTTTTGAACGTGTATATTTAGAAGAAACATATCTGCATATTTCGATTAATCTATATAAATTTATTTTGTACCAATCATCTATGTTTTCTTCTTGCTTTAATACTATCTCTAGTTTTTGCTCAGGATAATATATAAGGGTTGCTAAACTTTTTTTCTCACTTTGCATCAAACTATTTCCAAAAAGATCTTCAATTTTTCTTTTTATTACTCCTGATGCGTTTTTTAATACATGAATAAAAGGCTCATACTCTCCGTGGATATCAGTTAGAAAATGTTCGGTTCCTTTTGGTAAATTTAAAATTGCCTGAAGATTTATTATTTCAGTAGAAGCTTCATTGATTGTTGGATATTGTTTAGAAAGCAACTCTAAATATCGCAAGTTGTCAGATATTTCATCAGTTGATAGACCGTATTTTTTCATTGTTACATCTCCTTTGTTGCTATTAAGATAATATCTTCTATAACTAATTAAATTATAGAAGAAGGTTTAATAATAAACAATAATATTAATAAAATAAGAGCTTAAAGTAAATCAAGCTCTTATTATCTTATAAATTTATATTTTGCTTATACCAACAAGAATCATAACAGATCTAGGTTCTATCTCAAGTGTCTCTCCAACTTGGAGCATCTGATCAATTGAATCGCTAATGTCTTCTCCAGAAGGCATGGCTGTATTTACAGCAATTCGCCATTCTAAGTATATAGGGAGCTCAGGTAATCTCACATATTGCGTTTCCCAATGCGCATTGATGCAAAGGTACACAATGTCATCTTCTTTTTCTTTTTTATTCCATCCTGCAAACATTATCCCAACTGTTCTAGTACTATCTGACGGATCTAAATACCAAGGTTCTATACCGTGCTTACTAACAGGAGGTAAGCCACATCGTGATTCTTCAATCCTGTCCTTAATAGCAGGATGCCGTTTTCGAAAATTTATCATATTTTTAAAGAAAGTAAATAAATCATGATTCTTATATAGGAGACTCCAGTTTAACCATGAAATTTCATTATCCTGACAATATGGATTATTATTTCCAAACTGTGTATTTCCAAATTCATCTCCAGATAAAAGCATTGGGGCTCCCTGACTTGAAAGAAGAACAGCACAAGCATTTTTTATTAGCTTTCTTCGCAATTTTATTATATTTTCATCGTCAGTTTCTCCTTCAGTACCACAATTCCAACTATTATTGTTGTTTTCACCATCTGTATTATTCCAACCATTTTCTTCATTGTGTTTATCATTATAAGAATATAAGTCATATAAAGTGAATCCATCATGGCAAGTAATAAAGTTTACTGAAGCATTTTTTCCTCTTATATCCGGATTATAGAGATCATAAGATCCGGTAATTCTTTCAGCAACAGTATCAGCTAATCCTGAATCGCCCTTTAGAAACCTGCGAATATCATCTCTATATTTTCCATTCCATTCACACCATCTTTTCCAAGAGGGAAAACTGCCGACTTGATATAATCCCCCTGCATCCCATGCTTCAGCTATCAATTTTGTATTTGCAAGAATAGGATCAAATGCCAGGCTTTGCAATAGTGGCGGATTATTCATTGGTGATCCATCTTCGTTTCGGCCAAGGATTGAAGCTAAATCAAATCTGAATCCGTCAACACGATATTCTGTAACCCAGTAGCGAAGGCAATCTAAAATCATTCTATGGACTATTGGGTGATTGCAATTTAAAGTATTTCCACATCCGCTGAAATTATAATATTTCCCATCTGGTGTAAGCATGTAATAAACATTATTATCAAACCCCTTAAAAGATATATATGGGCCATACTCATTGCCTTCAGCAGTATGGTTAAAAACAACATCTAAAATAACCTCTATTCCATCTTCATGAAATTTCTTTATCGAAGACTTCAGTTCATCCCCTTCTTTATTACGTTCAATTCCAGCAGCGTAACTGGTGTTTGGAGCAAAGAAACATACAGGATTATAACCCCAATAATCACAAAGCAAATTACCTCTAACATATCGTGCATCAAGCATTTCATCAAATTCAAAAATTGGCATAAGTTCTACAGCATTGATTCCAAGTTCTTTTAAATAAGGAATCTTTTCGGCTAATCCAGCAAATGTTCCAGGATAATTAACTTCTGACGATGGATGCTTAGTAAAGCCCCTTACATGCAACTCGTAAATAATCAAATCTTTCATAGGAATTAAAGGTCTTTTACTGTTTCCCCAATCAAAATCATTAGAGACAACTCTTGATTTATATTGATTTCCACATATTGTTTTTGTTCCCCATACGCTTTGTCCAGCAATCGCTTTTGAGTAGGGATCAAGTAAATATTTACTACTATCAAAAACTAATCCTCTTTCAGGTATATATGGGCCGTCCACACTATATGCATATTCGAATTCTTCAATATCTAATCCAAGTACTATCATAGAGTATACATTACCTATTCGATAGTATTCAGGAAAAGGAATGACAGCATAAGGTTCGCACATAGCAGGCTTAAATAAGAGTAGTTTACATGATGTTGCGTTCTGAGAGTGGATAGTGAAGTTAACACCTCCCGGTATAACTACTGCACCATTTTCTAGATAAAATCCAGGGCGAATTTTAAATCCCTCAAAT from the Clostridium beijerinckii genome contains:
- the glgX gene encoding glycogen debranching protein GlgX; this encodes MDTSKFSIAENIELDINTLKNTVNFDEFVKTLQKNLIPTDEFEGFKIRPGFYLENGAVVIPGGVNFTIHSQNATSCKLLLFKPAMCEPYAVIPFPEYYRIGNVYSMIVLGLDIEEFEYAYSVDGPYIPERGLVFDSSKYLLDPYSKAIAGQSVWGTKTICGNQYKSRVVSNDFDWGNSKRPLIPMKDLIIYELHVRGFTKHPSSEVNYPGTFAGLAEKIPYLKELGINAVELMPIFEFDEMLDARYVRGNLLCDYWGYNPVCFFAPNTSYAAGIERNKEGDELKSSIKKFHEDGIEVILDVVFNHTAEGNEYGPYISFKGFDNNVYYMLTPDGKYYNFSGCGNTLNCNHPIVHRMILDCLRYWVTEYRVDGFRFDLASILGRNEDGSPMNNPPLLQSLAFDPILANTKLIAEAWDAGGLYQVGSFPSWKRWCEWNGKYRDDIRRFLKGDSGLADTVAERITGSYDLYNPDIRGKNASVNFITCHDGFTLYDLYSYNDKHNEENGWNNTDGENNNNSWNCGTEGETDDENIIKLRRKLIKNACAVLLSSQGAPMLLSGDEFGNTQFGNNNPYCQDNEISWLNWSLLYKNHDLFTFFKNMINFRKRHPAIKDRIEESRCGLPPVSKHGIEPWYLDPSDSTRTVGIMFAGWNKKEKEDDIVYLCINAHWETQYVRLPELPIYLEWRIAVNTAMPSGEDISDSIDQMLQVGETLEIEPRSVMILVGISKI